The sequence below is a genomic window from Wyeomyia smithii strain HCP4-BCI-WySm-NY-G18 chromosome 1, ASM2978416v1, whole genome shotgun sequence.
GAATATCCTCAGCCGTCATCATCAGGTTTACTCAAACGTCCTGCTCCAGCGCAGGAACAGCTTAAAACCGAGATCAGTCACGTGAACGCTGAAGTGATGTTTCTGACCAACAAGAAGCACTCAGGACAATTAACAAATGACGAACAGATGAAACTAGAAGGACTCAAAAGTAAAAAGGTTAAACTTGAAAATCAAGAAAGATGATCGAGAACGTCAACTGAAATATCGCGAAAAAATAAAGAAGGCAAAAGAGAAGCTTTTATGTGACATTCCAGAAGCAGGTAAATGTGTAATATTGGTCGTATACTCGAAACactaaattttaatatttcagGAAATTATCTTTCAACCCGAAATTCTGCAGGCCCGTCATGAGGAGCAGCAACCACAGCTTCTTAAAACCATATGTGATCTTGCACTACACGGTTCTGCGGCTCAAGAAAAACGACGCGATGAGAGTATGAGGAGTCTCAAAACTTTAGATGAGTTGACTTCTGCACTTCAAGGAAGAGGATACGCTATCAAAAGGTCAGCAACATACCTTCGATTGATACCAAAACGGGTTGATTCTTTTGAAGGAAAACGTCATGTCAACACGGTGCCAGTGAAGCTGCTACGTGCGAGCAATGCCCATCATAAGGACCATTGCGGTGGTCGATTTTGTACAGCGACCATAAGAGCATTGGAAGAGCTTTCATCTATACTTGGACCCAATGAAGTGGGAATCATCAGCCAGGACGATAAGGCGCGCGTGGCAGTTGGGCTCACGGCTGCCAACAAGCAGTCCCCAATTCTCATGCATGTTGAGTACCGAATCAAGCTACCTGAGCATGACTGGATCGTCGCGAATAAGCACAAACTTATCCCGTCAGTATACGCTGGTATCGAGATCAAATTGAACGGCCTTGGTAGACCGGAGGCTGTAGGATACTCTGGACCAACTTACGTGGCTATCCGTTCAGGCAAACATTCTTCTTCAACAGCATTTTCACATGCTTTAGATTTCAAGCGGTTGCTTACCCTAAAAGCGTTCGAcagtattttgaaaattgatgGACTAGTCAAACCGGTTCTAGTTTTTACTGTCGATGGCGGACCGGACGAAAACCCTCGGTACCGCAAGGTCATCCAAATTGCAATACATCATTTCAAAGAGTATAATTTAGACGCGATGTTTGTAACGAATGCACCGGGAAGAAGGGCTTTCAACAGAGTGGAGCGACGTATGGCCCCTTTGGGAACTTTCCGGATTGGTCATACCGCACGATCATTTTGGATCCCATTTAGATTCACAGCTTCGAACCACGGTGATCAAAACTGGTTTGCGGTACATGTAAGAACCAGCCAGTATCTGCTTCAGATAGTAAAATGTACAGACAGGTAATTTCCTTACAAGTTATTGAAGGTTACGAGTGATAAAAATGTATTATCCATATTTTCAGAAACTGTTGTCCCCTAGTTCGAAGTAGTATCAAACAGAAAAATCCTAATGGTTTTTTGCCTCCTCCAATCTCtctgtcccaaacatgccatgCCTTGATTGGGACGTCTAAGGACGAAACTCAACGGTTTCCTTCAATGTTCGTGTTGAACTCATTACAACGTGAAAAAATCCTGCCAAAGATTATGTTGGGATTTAAAACAATTCCATACGACCTGTACTGCCCATCAGTGAACGGTTCGTTAAATGAACGAATATGTACAACTTGTGGTTTATATTTTGCGTCGGTTGTTATGCTTCGCGAGCATAAGAAAATTCACAAGAACACTTCCACTACAACAGTGAGGAAAGTGCGTCCTACAAAAATTGTGGCAAAACGGGAACAAGAATGTTTGGCTGTTGTGGAGAAGACTTGGAGTGCGAATGggttgaagaagaggaactagaTTTTGATAATCTTTCAGGTATCCTCACTGATGCCACAGTAACTGACTCGGCTTTTCCTGTCGTCGATATACGACTGCACCAACAGAATCCTTGGACTGAGGATTGAACTGTAATATgttaaaattttgtttctcTTTTGCATTTCTTTGAAATAAATATAGTTTTTTCACAAATTACATTTTCAGTTACTTCTAAACAAAAAAGGTGCCgagtaggggggggggggttatgaAAACGTGACATAATTACAGAGGGGGATCAAAGGTGTTGTGACAGTTTGGgacgagggggaggggggggctaatttttcttaaattttgcgtgacatcattaaggGATCGCCccgtacatgatattaccgagtaatgtatttcactgttataactttaaaaatgcattgattaatcgttttttactatttcggttg
It includes:
- the LOC129729044 gene encoding uncharacterized protein LOC129729044 encodes the protein MRSLKTLDELTSALQGRGYAIKRSATYLRLIPKRVDSFEGKRHVNTVPVKLLRASNAHHKDHCGGRFCTATIRALEELSSILGPNEVGIISQDDKARVAVGLTAANKQSPILMHVEYRIKLPEHDWIVANKHKLIPSVYAGIEIKLNGLGRPEAVGYSGPTYVAIRSGKHSSSTAFSHALDFKRLLTLKAFDSILKIDGLVKPVLVFTVDGGPDENPRYRKVIQIAIHHFKEYNLDAMFVTNAPGRRAFNRVERRMAPLGTFRIGHTARSFWIPFRFTASNHGDQNWFAVHVRTSQYLLQIVKCTDRNCCPLVRSSIKQKNPNGFLPPPISLSQTCHALIGTSKDETQRFPSMFVLNSLQREKILPKIMLGFKTIPYDLYCPSVNGSLNERICTTCGLYFASVVMLREHKKIHKNTSTTTVRKVRPTKIVAKREQECLAVVEKTWSANGLKKRN